The DNA window ctccatctcccacagtgccccaaggaaactccatctcccacagtgccccaaggagactccatctccctcccacagtgccccaaggagaCTCCCATCTCCCGTAATGCCcaaggaaactccatctcccacagtgtcccacagaaactccatctcccacagtccccaaggaaactccatctcccacagtgccccaaggaaACTCCACctcccacagtgccccaaggagactccatctcccacagtgtcccacagaaactccatctcccacagtgccccaaggaaactccatctcccacagtgccccaaggagactccatctcccacagtgtcccacagaaactccatctcccacagtgtcccaaggagactccatctcccacagtgtcccaaggagactccatctcccacagtgccccaaggagactccatctcccacagtgtcccacagaaactccatctcccacagtgccccaaggaaactccatctcccacagtgccccaaggagactccatctcccacagtgcccaAGGAAACTCCACGTCCCACAGTGTCCCACAgaaactccatctcccacagtgcccaaggaaactccatctcccacagtgccccaaggagactccatctcccacagtgcccaaggaaactccatctcccatAGTGCCACAAGgagactccatctcccacagtgccccaaggaaattccatctcccacagtgcccaAGGAGActcccatctcccacagtgtCCCACAGAAACTCCACttcccacagtgccccaaggagactccatctcccacagtgccccaaggaaattccatctcccacagtgccccaaggaaACTCCACgtcccacagtgccccaaggagactccatctcccacagtgccccaaggaaactccatctcccacagtgccccaaggagactccatctcccacagtgccccaaggaaactccatctcccacagtgccccaaggagactccatctcccacagtgccccaaggaaattccatctcccacagtgccccaaggaaACTCCACgtcccacagtgccccaaggagactccatctcccacagtgccccaaggaaactccatctcccacagtgccccaaggagactccatctcccacagtgccccaaggaaattccatctcccacagtgccccaaggaaACTCCACgtcccacagtgccccaaggagaCTCCATCTCCTGTAATGCCcaaggaaactccatctcccagAGTGTCCCACAGAAACTCCATCccccacagtgccccaaggagactccatctcccacagcGCCCAAGGAAACTCCCATCTCCCGTAATGCCcaaggaaactccatctcccacagtgtccCACAGAAACTCCATCTCCCATCATGCTCTTGGCGCCATTTAAAGGCACCGCCCCCGCCctgctctctccccccccccgccccgcgcaccGGTACCGCCCTCGGCACCGCCCCGCggcccaggccccgcccccggcgaCGGAGGCGTTTGTCGGCCATGGCGGCGCGGGATCGGGGCCGCGGTCCGGCCCCCCCGCTCTCGCTGCCGCTGGCCCTGGCGCTATCGCTATCGCTGTCGCTATCCCTGTCGCTGTCGCTGTCGGCGGGATCGCCCCCTGCCGGGGCGGAGGCGTTCCTGGAGGCGGCGCCGCGCTGGGGCTGGCGGAACGTGTCGTGCCCGGTTTGTCACCTGCTCTTCGGGGCGCTGGACCTGGCGCTGCAGGTGGGGacgggaccggcaccgggacaGGGACCGGGACCGCCACCGGGACAGGGACCGGGGCAGGGACGAGCGGAGCGGGGCCAGCGGCGTCCGGGAGAGGAACGGGGTCAGGAGAGGACGGGGACGGGAGGTGGATGGTGACGGGTCAGGGCGGTGACGGTGCCGGGGACAGGACGGGGCTGGCGGCGGGAGCTGGGTCGGGCCGGGACCTCGTGACGGGGCCGGGGCAGGCTGGGGCACGTCGTGACTTGTGACAGGCACGGgaccgggacggggacgggccgggacgggacgggccagCGGCTCCGCTCTGAGGGACGGGGACGGGCTGGGGACGGGCCCCCGCGGGCTCCCGCTTCCTTCCCCAAAAGGAGAACTGGGCTGGGGCATGGCGGGGAACTGGGCGGCTGCGGGTGACCCCGGCCTCGGGGCTGCCGGCCGGCGGGCGAGGGGCAGCGACAACGGCAGAGCCGTCCCAGGGAGCCGGCCACAGTCCAGCCGGTCCCTGTCCCGCAGCTGGAGCCCAACGTGGCGCGCGTGGGGCATGTGGCGGCCCGGCTGTGCCAGGACCTGCGGCTGGCGCGCCCCGAGATCTGCCGGCAGGCCGTGCAGCTCTTCCAGCGGGACGTGGTGTCGGCCTGGGCCCGCTCAGTGCTGCGTCCCGGCGAGGCCTGCGGACTGCTGCTGGGCCGGCACTGCGGCCGCTGGGACATCTTCGGCGCCTGGAACGTCTCCCTTCCCGCCACCCCCAAGCCACCGGTGCGGCCCCCGGTGCCCCCGCCACCCGGGGCCCCCACCGcccgcctcctcttcctcaccgaCCTGCACTGGGACCGCCACTATGTGCCAGGCAGCGAGGCCGCCTGCCCTGACCCGCTCTGCTGCCGCGGCGCCGTCCGCCCCGGTCCTGGTGGCGCCGGCTTCTGGGGCGAGTACGGCAAGTGTGACTTGCCGCTGCACACCATTGAGGCGCTGCTGGCCCAGCTCCCCAGCGCTGCCCCCTTTGCCGCTGCGTACTGGACAGGCGACATCCCGGCCCACGATGTCTGGCAGCAGAGCCGACAGGACCAGCTGCTGGCCCTGCGCACCGTCACCGGGCTGCTGCGCCAGCACCTGGGCTCCCTGCCCGTCTACCCGTCTGTAGGCAACCATGAGGCCACCCCCGTCAACGCCTTCCCCCCACCATACGTGCGGGGCAACCAGTCCTCCGCCTGGCTGTACAATGCCATGGCCCAGGCCTGGCAGGACTGGCTGCCCCCCTCGGCGCTGGAGACCCTCCGGTGGGGGCGGTTGCCTGCTGGGTGGGCAAGGGGGGGCTTAGGGCTAGCAGGGGCTCAGATCTGGGAGAGCACAGAGCAGTCTCTATACTGGGGGGGCAAGGGGGAGTCCCGGGCTAGGAGGGATTGGGGTGGGGGAacttggggctgggagggtgcaGGTGTCTCAGGTTAGCATGGGGGGTGGGTGTCTTTATACTGGGAGGTACAAGGGGGAGCTTGTGGCTGGTAAGGGTGCAAGGGGAAGCTTGGGGCTGGTAGGGGTGCAGGGCACTTTGGGTGGGCAGGGGCAAGGGGGGCTCCAGCAcagggtgggtgtgggggggcgttgggcaggcaggcagaggggaggggggggtgctggggtggggcagggagctggggggccCAGGGCAGGCACAGGGTCCATGGTGAGGAGGGGTGTGGCGGAGCGGGGGAGTGGGCAGCACTCACACCGCCCCCCACCCTGTGCCTGCAGGACTGCTGGTTTCTACACGGTGCAGGTCTGGCCTGGGCTGCGCCTCGTCTCCCTCAACATGAACTTCTGCTCCCAGGCCAACTTCTGGCTCCTCATCAACTCCACCGACCCCGCGGGGCAGCTGCAGTGGCTGGTGGGGGTCCTGGCAGCTGCTgagcaggcaggggagaaggTGAGGGCAGGGTAGGGGGATGCTGTCCCTGCACATAGGGGGTCTCGggcaccccccagcccacccccgtCCTCCCCTCCCTCCTAGGTGCACATCATCGGGCACATCCCCCCGGCCCACTGCCTGCGCAGCTGGAGCTGGAACTACTACCGCATCGTCAGCAGGTCAGCCctgtggcccccccacccccgcgctgCCTGGCCCACAGCTGATTGGGCGGTGGCATgtgaggggacggggacgggggggggggggacaggacggggacgggggacggTGTCATGCCAGAGTGTCTGGGGTCGGGAGCCCAAAGCTGCCCATGCTAGGCAGGGCTGCACCGGAGCCAGGGCAAGGGCCGGGCAGGAGCCAGCGCTGACGGGCACAGCCTGGACAAGCGGTGTCAGCTGAACCCGGCATgatggggtggcgggggggggggtgctgcgggTCATGGGACAGGCTGCACGGCACCAGCTGCTGGGCAGCACGGCAGGGACAGGACTGGCTGCACTATGCCAGGtgcagggcagcagggcagggacggGACTGGCTGCACCATGCCTGCTGCCGGGCAGCACAGTGGGGCCAGGGCAGAGGTCTGGGCACCGGCAGCCCTCACGCCCTGGCCTGGTGCAGGTTTGAGGGCACCATCGCGGCTCAGTTCTTTGGGCACACGCATGTGGATGAGTTCGAGATGTTCTATGATGAGGAGACACTGACGCGCCCCGTCTCCATTGCCTTTGTGGCCCCCAGCGTCACCACCTACATCAACCTCAACCCCGGTGCGCCcttaccccccaccccaccactgcCTACCCCTCTGGCCACGGCGCCACCGCCCGCCCGTGATGGTGCCCACCCTGACTGCAGGCTACCGCGTGTATGAGGTGGACGGCGCTTACCCCGGCAGCTCCCACGCCGTGCTGGACCATGAGACCTTCATCCTCAACCTCACTGAGGCCAATGTGCCAGGGGCAGAGCCGCATTGGCAGCGCCTCTACCGCGCCCGCGAGGCCTACGGGCTGCCCAGTGCCTTCCCAGCTGACTGGGACCGGCTCATCCGCCGCTTCCAGGATGATGAGCGCCTCTTCCAGCGCTTCTGGTTCCACTTCCACAAGGGCCACCCACCCCGCGAGCCCTGCCTGGCCGCCTGCAAGGCAGCACTACTCTGCGCCCTCCGCACCGGCCGCTCCGCTGACCCcagcctctgccagcccctgcGCCCGGCACTGCCCTTCCCACACATCCAG is part of the Accipiter gentilis chromosome 19, bAccGen1.1, whole genome shotgun sequence genome and encodes:
- the SMPD1 gene encoding sphingomyelin phosphodiesterase; the encoded protein is MAARDRGRGPAPPLSLPLALALSLSLSLSLSLSLSAGSPPAGAEAFLEAAPRWGWRNVSCPVCHLLFGALDLALQLEPNVARVGHVAARLCQDLRLARPEICRQAVQLFQRDVVSAWARSVLRPGEACGLLLGRHCGRWDIFGAWNVSLPATPKPPVRPPVPPPPGAPTARLLFLTDLHWDRHYVPGSEAACPDPLCCRGAVRPGPGGAGFWGEYGKCDLPLHTIEALLAQLPSAAPFAAAYWTGDIPAHDVWQQSRQDQLLALRTVTGLLRQHLGSLPVYPSVGNHEATPVNAFPPPYVRGNQSSAWLYNAMAQAWQDWLPPSALETLRTAGFYTVQVWPGLRLVSLNMNFCSQANFWLLINSTDPAGQLQWLVGVLAAAEQAGEKVHIIGHIPPAHCLRSWSWNYYRIVSRFEGTIAAQFFGHTHVDEFEMFYDEETLTRPVSIAFVAPSVTTYINLNPGYRVYEVDGAYPGSSHAVLDHETFILNLTEANVPGAEPHWQRLYRAREAYGLPSAFPADWDRLIRRFQDDERLFQRFWFHFHKGHPPREPCLAACKAALLCALRTGRSADPSLCQPLRPALPFPHIQALWQQRRLC